In Camelina sativa cultivar DH55 chromosome 13, Cs, whole genome shotgun sequence, the genomic window GGGGTATGAAAGTGCTTAACCACTTTGTGAGGCGGTCCATAGCTGAAAAATCCATCTTTCTTGGGAAAATTGGTGAAAGTAACGGGTTTGGGTAATGGTCCGACCACAACTCGAAGCTTAAGCCCAGCCGCGCAGTGACCCGTCTCTGAGCTAATGAAATAGTGAACTCCTGGTTTGGTGAGCGTAACGAGATCATGGCCCGTCTTGTGCACGGCTACGCGAGAACTCGGGTCGCAGGTTATGAATTCAAGGTCACCGGTGATCTCTAAGACGTCGTTTAGTTCCTTGTCGTATTCGAAAAGTAGACTATCTCCTACATGAAACAGTTTATCCTGACTCCACTTGTTATAGTAGTCGCTCTCTTCAGGAACGCTCCATGCGTTAGAGTCACCGACCTTGTAGATTTCGCCAGAAGGAAGGATCTtgctcggtggtggtggaggaataGGACGTGACGGGTCATGAACAACAAGGACGTCGAGCCTCTGTCCAAGTACGCATTGAGCTTGATTTGAGCTGATGAAGTAGTGATCTCCGGGTTCCGTGAAGGTTACCACATCATGTCCTGTATTGTAGACGGCTTTAGGAGAAGAACTCTCGCAGAATTCTAATTCTAAAGCGCCCCAAACTTGAGTAACGTCGTTCACGTAGGGATCGTATTTGAAGACCAAAGAGTCTCCTACGTAAAACACCTTTTCCTTGGCCCATTCGTAATACAAGCCTTCTTTCGCAATCCATCCAGCCGAGTCCCCAACGGTGTAGACAGTAGCCGAACAAGAACCAAAGAGAACCGTCGTGAAGGTTGTTATCACCAGCAGCACAAAGAGGAAGATCTTCTTCATTGTTGTGGCCATGATTAGATGAACAAATTGACAAAGGAGGAAGAAAGGTTGTGAGAGATCTCGAACTCGCtgaatcaaagagagagagagacttttgttgtgttgtgttgatgAATGATG contains:
- the LOC104738548 gene encoding uncharacterized protein LOC104738548, with the protein product MATTMKKIFLFVLLVITTFTTVLFGSCSATVYTVGDSAGWIAKEGLYYEWAKEKVFYVGDSLVFKYDPYVNDVTQVWGALELEFCESSSPKAVYNTGHDVVTFTEPGDHYFISSNQAQCVLGQRLDVLVVHDPSRPIPPPPPSKILPSGEIYKVGDSNAWSVPEESDYYNKWSQDKLFHVGDSLLFEYDKELNDVLEITGDLEFITCDPSSRVAVHKTGHDLVTLTKPGVHYFISSETGHCAAGLKLRVVVGPLPKPVTFTNFPKKDGFFSYGPPHKVVKHFHTPAPSLKFSWL